In a single window of the Eshraghiella crossota genome:
- a CDS encoding AMP-binding protein produces MMNADEMTGYPSIDKPWLKYYSKEFINKPLKKCTVYQNVYTSNSEHMSDIALIYFNNKISYRTLFREVDRCAYSLKCMGIQSGDIISLCTAGTPESIYLLLAANKLGAVCNFVNPFFTEEQLLLRINETHSKVLFVLDSFYKQIQPVINKLNIGKIIIIPALNSASILIRSLNKLKNNTHIKYSDKLVSWQSFVDKKVKVEPTTVADYVPNHDAIMVYSSGSTGASKGIVLTNDGINATIQNYDYGFDCLRGDIFLQMVPVWFSTGIVLSTITPLQKGVTVILEPRFNVEAFISILRKYHVALTLVPTSIWVSFITYHLAHNLDLSAMKYPITGGEQILSDTEDEINAFLKARGCQYPLLKGYGMSELGSTLTITSRLHSKKNSVGYPMLGKAIVSAFDIETDSELKYGERGEIRAITPAHMKGYFNNEEATSEFFKEDSKGQIWACTGDIGYVDEEGYMFILGRSTDSYKSDNGRIIYLFDAEQVILKDKNISLCKVIDTTYKSKKVSAAHIILKSDENINEVIKRLYLNCTESLPADEVPQLWKIRKTMPVHKSGKRDVEALKNECSGYYDSEGNIIENIR; encoded by the coding sequence ATGATGAACGCAGATGAAATGACCGGGTATCCATCAATAGATAAGCCTTGGTTAAAATATTACTCTAAAGAATTTATCAATAAACCGTTAAAAAAATGTACAGTATACCAAAATGTATATACTAGCAATTCTGAACATATGTCAGATATTGCACTGATTTACTTTAATAACAAAATATCTTACAGAACTTTATTCAGAGAAGTGGACAGGTGTGCATACTCATTAAAGTGTATGGGAATCCAAAGCGGAGATATTATTTCTCTTTGCACAGCAGGAACTCCTGAATCCATATACCTTCTTTTAGCAGCTAATAAGTTAGGGGCTGTATGTAATTTTGTAAATCCATTTTTTACAGAAGAACAATTATTATTGAGAATTAACGAGACACATAGTAAAGTTTTGTTTGTATTGGACAGTTTTTATAAACAGATTCAACCTGTTATTAATAAGCTTAATATTGGAAAAATAATTATAATTCCCGCTCTTAATTCAGCTTCAATATTAATCAGAAGTCTTAATAAGCTAAAAAACAATACTCATATTAAGTATTCAGATAAGTTGGTAAGCTGGCAATCGTTTGTTGATAAAAAAGTAAAAGTTGAACCTACAACTGTAGCAGATTATGTCCCAAACCATGATGCAATTATGGTGTATTCATCCGGAAGCACCGGTGCATCTAAAGGTATTGTGCTTACAAACGATGGGATAAATGCAACAATTCAAAATTATGACTATGGTTTTGACTGTTTAAGAGGTGACATATTCTTACAAATGGTTCCTGTATGGTTTTCTACAGGAATTGTGCTTAGTACAATTACGCCGTTACAAAAAGGAGTAACTGTTATATTAGAACCAAGATTTAATGTTGAAGCATTTATAAGTATTTTGAGAAAGTATCATGTTGCATTAACATTAGTTCCGACAAGCATATGGGTTAGTTTTATAACTTATCATTTAGCTCATAACTTAGATTTATCAGCTATGAAATATCCTATTACCGGAGGCGAACAGATTCTTTCAGATACAGAAGATGAAATCAACGCATTTCTAAAGGCTAGAGGATGTCAATACCCATTATTGAAAGGTTATGGTATGAGTGAGTTAGGTTCAACCCTTACAATAACTTCAAGATTACACTCAAAAAAGAATAGTGTCGGTTATCCTATGCTTGGAAAAGCAATAGTATCTGCTTTTGACATAGAAACAGATTCAGAATTGAAATATGGAGAGAGAGGAGAAATTCGTGCAATTACCCCTGCCCATATGAAAGGTTATTTTAATAACGAGGAAGCAACATCCGAGTTTTTCAAGGAAGACTCCAAAGGTCAGATATGGGCATGCACAGGTGATATAGGATATGTTGATGAAGAAGGATATATGTTTATTCTGGGTCGTTCCACAGATAGTTATAAATCGGATAACGGAAGAATAATTTATCTGTTTGATGCCGAACAGGTAATTTTAAAGGATAAAAACATCAGTTTATGCAAAGTCATCGATACAACATATAAGTCAAAAAAAGTATCTGCAGCACATATCATTCTGAAAAGTGACGAAAACATTAATGAGGTTATTAAAAGACTATATTTAAACTGCACTGAATCATTGCCGGCAGATGAAGTTCCACAGTTGTGGAAAATCCGAAAAACTATGCCCGTACATAAAAGTGGAAAAAGAGATGTAGAGGCTTTGAAAAATGAATGTTCAGGGTATTATGATTCAGAAGGAAATATTATTGAAAACATCAGGTAA
- a CDS encoding lysophospholipid acyltransferase family protein, with product MKEIDIRQEKRFTDYQSKKADMLKADIPIKNKLIIRKILRPLLRCMLRIQRKFNHFHVELLNEIKYTNKAVIYAVTHIGKWDFEIINEQITKPFYILAADFININKGFNGLFMKLNGVVYVNEKSNIDKHNTKEIMIRLLKAGNSMMIFPEGTWNFSENELIYDIPYGTASISIETNTPIIPIAIEQYENRFVINTGEKIMPDNSISDLTQKIRDILASLKWEIWYKQGICKRNKLDDDYWNGFVQQRVMEWAGYSMDEQIINTFVPKEKRTHLELCEKFGFDKIPLRYRNIQFNKLFKEKYNDERR from the coding sequence TTGAAAGAAATAGACATCAGACAAGAAAAAAGATTTACAGACTACCAGTCAAAAAAGGCTGATATGCTAAAAGCTGATATTCCCATAAAAAACAAGCTAATTATCAGAAAAATTTTAAGACCACTTTTAAGATGCATGCTGCGGATACAAAGAAAATTTAATCATTTTCATGTAGAATTGTTAAATGAAATAAAATATACCAACAAAGCTGTAATTTATGCAGTAACTCATATAGGAAAGTGGGATTTTGAAATTATTAATGAGCAGATAACAAAACCGTTTTACATTTTGGCGGCAGATTTTATAAACATAAATAAAGGTTTTAACGGCTTGTTTATGAAATTAAACGGTGTTGTTTACGTTAATGAAAAAAGTAATATAGACAAGCATAATACTAAAGAAATAATGATACGACTGCTAAAAGCCGGAAATTCTATGATGATTTTTCCGGAAGGGACATGGAACTTTTCAGAAAACGAACTCATATATGATATTCCTTATGGTACAGCTTCAATTTCGATTGAAACCAATACTCCGATTATTCCGATAGCTATTGAACAGTATGAAAACAGATTTGTAATCAATACCGGAGAAAAAATTATGCCTGATAATTCTATTTCTGATCTTACACAAAAGATACGGGATATTCTGGCAAGCCTTAAATGGGAAATCTGGTATAAACAAGGAATATGCAAACGTAATAAATTAGATGATGATTATTGGAATGGATTTGTTCAACAACGTGTTATGGAATGGGCAGGTTATTCAATGGATGAACAAATAATCAACACTTTTGTTCCAAAAGAAAAAAGAACACATTTAGAATTGTGTGAAAAATTTGGGTTCGATAAAATACCACTAAGATACAGGAATATTCAATTCAATAAATTATTTAAGGAGAAATACAATGATGAACGCAGATGA
- a CDS encoding acyltransferase: protein MAKNNEGQVVVKNERKYYLDNIRVLIILGLFVAHSCEMYHLQDGFYIEGAKSLIPTIIYNSLRSWYMATLFLIAGLTTMYSLKKRTIKEYYIERCKRLLIPFLAGILLLVPVQSYFVMKNHYGFNGNIFEAYVHFFTTYSDGFYGYDGGFTPSHLWFLIYLFLISLATFPIIRYKSKTTNQIKVRAASLIWFTLLIYIISYGQSDESPVKYIAFFALGLLLYDNVEFYKLTTKYSWSLLLIGISTNICMGFMLMKMDEISVWTVDYAWMRLIWAVSCTTMVFGVIGTGQKYINYINRFFEKLSNCSFAIYFIHMTVLLPVGYFVIKYLKCNVFIQILITMNISIIVTVLLVEICKKIPGVRFALGLK, encoded by the coding sequence GTGGCAAAAAATAACGAAGGACAGGTTGTAGTAAAAAATGAACGAAAATATTATCTGGATAATATCCGTGTATTAATAATATTAGGATTGTTTGTTGCACATTCTTGTGAAATGTATCACCTACAGGATGGATTCTATATTGAAGGTGCTAAATCTTTAATTCCTACAATAATATACAATTCACTAAGAAGCTGGTATATGGCAACACTATTTTTAATAGCAGGATTAACCACTATGTATAGTCTAAAAAAAAGAACTATCAAGGAATATTACATTGAAAGATGTAAAAGACTGCTTATTCCATTTTTAGCAGGAATACTTTTATTGGTACCGGTTCAGTCATATTTTGTAATGAAAAATCATTATGGGTTCAATGGAAATATTTTTGAGGCGTATGTACACTTTTTTACTACATATTCTGATGGTTTTTATGGGTATGATGGAGGCTTTACCCCATCACATTTATGGTTTTTGATATATTTATTTTTGATTTCTTTAGCAACATTCCCAATTATCAGATATAAGTCAAAGACTACAAATCAGATAAAGGTTAGGGCAGCTTCACTTATATGGTTTACACTTTTAATTTACATAATTTCATATGGACAAAGTGATGAATCACCTGTTAAATATATTGCTTTCTTTGCTTTGGGATTGTTGTTGTACGATAATGTTGAATTTTATAAATTAACCACAAAATATAGTTGGAGTCTGCTATTAATTGGCATAAGTACAAATATATGTATGGGATTTATGCTGATGAAAATGGATGAAATAAGTGTGTGGACAGTAGATTATGCATGGATGCGCCTGATATGGGCGGTTTCATGTACAACTATGGTCTTTGGTGTAATTGGAACCGGTCAGAAATATATAAACTATATAAACAGGTTCTTTGAGAAATTATCGAACTGTTCATTTGCAATTTATTTCATTCACATGACTGTATTGCTCCCTGTTGGGTATTTTGTAATTAAATACCTTAAATGTAACGTGTTTATTCAGATACTGATAACTATGAATATCTCCATTATTGTTACGGTTTTACTAGTTGAAATATGTAAAAAAATACCCGGTGTCAGGTTTGCTCTGGGTTTGAAGTGA
- a CDS encoding class I adenylate-forming enzyme family protein — MFSTEKQKTGYPSIDKPWLKFYDKALNESDIPECSAYHLLYQNNKDYMDDVALIYFNRKIKFKELFENIRKTAMSLTALGIGKGDIVTLQVLNMPQTVYLFYALSYIGAVANMIYFSASVKETNEILINTKSKMYIAIDSLWETHKESVKGTDVQHVLLLKIAESADVVTRTIVNIKLKAVKAANCMNWKQFLKYGSISEIDEVNESRIPVVMVYTGGTTGKSKAVVLSSQSMNGLVYQYNYALPELKRGGKLMNSIPPFVAYGIVCDLHMPLCRGIKNILILDPSPENAASNFYKYCPNYYICGCPQNESIMNHPGIQKMNLDFIKVFAVGGDTVTPAFEERANKFLKNHNADTTISVGYGMTEAAATVATSLPKVSRVGTVGIPLPGTIIKVVEPDTINELPYNHDGEICFSTPTMMLGYYKNEEETDNIIKVHNDGKKYIHSGDIGHIDEDGFVTISGRIKRIIATWGNNAYHKVFPKLIEDMFVEIEGIHEVSIVGRKITNVFCELIAFVVLDKGNNKENTERLLRNISDEKLDTWERPVEYRFIDALPRTTIGKVNYRELEKEINDYERYEK; from the coding sequence ATGTTTAGTACAGAAAAACAAAAGACAGGTTATCCGTCAATAGATAAACCATGGCTTAAATTCTATGATAAAGCTCTTAATGAATCTGATATACCGGAATGTAGTGCATATCATCTGTTATATCAAAATAACAAGGATTATATGGATGATGTTGCACTAATCTACTTTAACAGAAAAATTAAATTCAAAGAATTGTTTGAGAATATCAGAAAAACAGCTATGTCTTTGACTGCATTGGGAATAGGCAAAGGAGATATCGTAACACTTCAGGTATTAAATATGCCTCAGACTGTATATCTTTTTTATGCTTTAAGTTATATAGGAGCAGTAGCAAATATGATATACTTCTCCGCTTCAGTAAAAGAAACAAATGAAATACTGATTAATACAAAATCCAAAATGTATATTGCCATTGACTCCTTGTGGGAAACTCATAAGGAGTCAGTAAAAGGGACTGATGTACAGCATGTATTATTGCTTAAAATAGCAGAATCCGCGGATGTTGTTACCAGAACAATTGTTAATATTAAGTTGAAAGCAGTCAAAGCTGCTAATTGTATGAATTGGAAGCAGTTCCTTAAATATGGAAGTATTTCAGAAATTGATGAAGTCAATGAATCCCGGATTCCCGTTGTAATGGTATATACAGGTGGTACTACCGGGAAATCAAAAGCAGTTGTTCTTTCAAGTCAAAGTATGAATGGTCTTGTATATCAATACAATTACGCTTTACCTGAATTAAAACGTGGAGGAAAGCTTATGAATTCAATACCTCCATTTGTTGCATATGGAATTGTATGTGACCTACATATGCCTTTATGCCGTGGTATAAAAAATATATTAATTTTAGATCCTTCTCCTGAAAATGCAGCTTCTAATTTTTATAAATATTGCCCCAATTATTACATATGTGGGTGTCCACAAAATGAAAGTATTATGAATCACCCCGGAATCCAAAAGATGAATCTGGATTTTATTAAAGTTTTCGCTGTAGGCGGCGATACAGTTACTCCCGCATTTGAAGAGAGAGCAAATAAATTTTTAAAAAACCACAATGCCGATACGACCATATCGGTTGGATATGGAATGACCGAAGCAGCAGCTACAGTTGCTACCTCATTGCCTAAAGTAAGCAGGGTAGGAACAGTTGGTATTCCATTACCCGGAACAATAATTAAGGTCGTAGAACCTGATACTATAAATGAATTGCCATACAACCATGATGGAGAGATATGTTTTAGTACACCGACAATGATGCTTGGGTATTACAAAAACGAAGAAGAAACAGACAATATTATAAAAGTGCATAATGACGGAAAAAAATATATCCACTCCGGAGATATCGGTCATATAGACGAGGATGGATTTGTCACAATATCAGGCAGAATTAAACGTATCATTGCAACATGGGGAAATAATGCGTATCACAAGGTATTTCCAAAATTGATAGAAGATATGTTTGTGGAAATTGAAGGGATTCATGAAGTTTCCATTGTCGGAAGGAAAATAACGAACGTCTTTTGTGAACTTATTGCTTTTGTCGTTTTAGATAAAGGTAATAACAAAGAAAATACCGAGCGGTTATTAAGAAATATATCTGATGAAAAACTTGATACTTGGGAACGTCCGGTTGAATATCGTTTTATTGATGCACTTCCAAGAACGACCATAGGCAAAGTAAATTACAGAGAACTTGAAAAGGAGATAAATGATTATGAAAGGTACGAGAAATAA
- a CDS encoding recombinase family protein codes for MKKYGYVRASSKDQNLNRQLDALNELGITLKYIYIDKISGKDFNRPNYMELISKLKKGDVLVIISIDRLGRNYDEILEQWRLLTKEKHIDIEVIDMPLLNTNYEKEGLTRVFIADLVLQILAYVAETERSFIKQRQAEGIAAPKS; via the coding sequence ATGAAAAAATATGGTTATGTGCGAGCTTCGTCAAAGGATCAAAATCTTAACAGGCAACTGGATGCTTTAAATGAATTAGGTATTACATTGAAGTACATATACATCGATAAAATTTCAGGAAAAGATTTCAACAGACCTAATTATATGGAGCTGATTTCAAAACTAAAAAAAGGTGATGTACTTGTAATAATCAGCATTGACCGGTTAGGAAGAAATTATGACGAGATACTGGAACAATGGAGACTTCTTACAAAAGAAAAACATATAGACATTGAAGTTATTGATATGCCATTGTTAAATACCAATTATGAAAAAGAAGGACTTACAAGAGTATTTATAGCAGATTTGGTATTACAGATATTGGCATATGTCGCAGAAACAGAGCGTTCTTTTATTAAGCAAAGACAAGCAGAGGGCATAGCTGCCCCTAAATCATGA
- a CDS encoding helix-turn-helix domain-containing protein, translating to MTIKDAVILRFKKICKERDIRYNELATMSGVTPSTVYSMLNKERRDITITTIKELCDGLEISL from the coding sequence ATGACAATAAAAGATGCTGTCATACTAAGATTTAAGAAAATATGTAAAGAACGTGATATTAGATATAATGAACTTGCAACTATGTCAGGTGTAACACCGTCTACAGTTTATAGCATGTTAAATAAAGAACGCAGGGATATTACAATTACGACAATTAAGGAACTTTGTGACGGACTTGAAATAAGTCTATAG
- the rlmH gene encoding 23S rRNA (pseudouridine(1915)-N(3))-methyltransferase RlmH has protein sequence MKIKIICVGKIKEKFYTMAIDEYAKRLSRYCKLEIIEVADEKTPDGCSEVVEAQIKAKEGERINNAIKEDDYVISLAINGTKLDSVAFADKIEKLGVNGVSSIAYIIGGSLGLDNNILKRSDYKLSFSDMTFPHQLMRVILCEQIYRCYRIINGEPYHK, from the coding sequence ATGAAAATCAAAATAATATGCGTAGGAAAAATAAAAGAAAAATTTTATACAATGGCAATAGATGAATATGCCAAAAGGCTTTCAAGATACTGTAAACTTGAAATAATCGAGGTTGCTGACGAAAAGACCCCTGATGGCTGTAGCGAAGTTGTGGAGGCGCAGATTAAGGCAAAAGAGGGTGAACGAATTAACAATGCAATTAAAGAAGATGACTATGTTATCTCCTTAGCCATTAACGGCACTAAGCTTGACTCCGTTGCTTTTGCTGATAAAATCGAAAAACTTGGTGTGAACGGCGTAAGCTCAATCGCATATATTATAGGCGGTTCGCTGGGACTTGATAATAATATCTTAAAAAGAAGCGATTACAAGCTCAGCTTTTCTGATATGACATTTCCCCACCAGCTTATGCGGGTAATTCTTTGCGAGCAGATATACAGGTGCTATAGGATTATTAATGGGGAGCCGTATCATAAGTAG
- the gltA gene encoding NADPH-dependent glutamate synthase, whose translation MVDVMKKVPVREQNPEVRAKNFEEVCLGYNEEEAMAEASRCLNCKNAMCVKGCPVSINIPAFIHEVKEGNFAEAYRIISESSALPAVCGRVCPQETQCEGKCIRGIKGEAIAIGKLERFVADWARENGISPEAPKEKKGKKVAVIGSGPSGLTCAGDLAKMGYDVTIFEALHKAGGVLVYGIPEFRLPKETVVQAEVENVKKLGVKIETNVIVGKSVRIDELMEDGYEAVFIGSGAGLPRFMGIPGENANGVFSANEYLTRSNLMKAFKDEYDTPIVAGTKVAVVGGGNVAMDAARTALRLGAEVHIVYRRGEDELPARAEEVHHAKEEGIIFDLLTNPTEILVDEKGWVKGMKCIRMELGEADASGRRSPVEVPGSEFEMELDTVIMSLGTSPNPLISSTTKGLDINKRKCIIADENNGQTSKIGVFAGGDAVTGAATVILAMGAGKAAAKGIDEYLNAK comes from the coding sequence ATGGTAGACGTTATGAAGAAAGTTCCCGTAAGAGAACAGAACCCGGAAGTAAGAGCAAAGAACTTTGAAGAAGTTTGTCTTGGATATAATGAAGAAGAAGCAATGGCTGAAGCTTCAAGATGTTTAAATTGTAAGAATGCAATGTGTGTCAAGGGATGCCCTGTATCAATTAACATTCCTGCATTCATTCACGAAGTTAAGGAAGGTAATTTTGCTGAAGCATATAGAATTATCAGCGAATCATCAGCACTTCCTGCTGTATGCGGACGTGTATGCCCACAGGAGACACAGTGTGAAGGCAAGTGTATCCGTGGAATCAAAGGTGAAGCAATTGCAATCGGTAAGCTTGAAAGATTCGTAGCTGACTGGGCAAGAGAGAATGGAATTTCCCCAGAAGCACCTAAAGAAAAGAAAGGCAAAAAGGTTGCAGTTATTGGTTCAGGTCCTTCAGGACTTACATGTGCCGGCGATCTTGCCAAGATGGGATATGACGTAACAATTTTTGAAGCATTACATAAAGCAGGCGGTGTACTTGTATATGGTATTCCTGAATTCCGTCTTCCTAAGGAAACAGTTGTTCAGGCTGAAGTTGAAAACGTTAAAAAACTTGGTGTTAAGATTGAGACTAACGTAATTGTAGGTAAGTCAGTCAGAATAGATGAGTTAATGGAAGATGGATACGAAGCTGTATTTATCGGTTCAGGTGCCGGACTTCCAAGATTTATGGGTATACCGGGAGAAAATGCCAACGGCGTATTCTCAGCTAATGAATACCTTACAAGAAGCAACTTAATGAAGGCTTTCAAGGACGAATATGATACACCTATCGTAGCAGGTACCAAGGTAGCTGTAGTCGGTGGCGGTAACGTTGCCATGGATGCTGCAAGAACAGCGTTAAGATTAGGTGCAGAAGTCCATATCGTATACAGAAGAGGCGAGGATGAGCTTCCTGCAAGAGCAGAAGAAGTACATCATGCAAAAGAAGAAGGAATCATCTTCGATTTATTAACTAACCCAACAGAAATTCTTGTAGATGAGAAGGGATGGGTTAAGGGAATGAAATGTATCAGAATGGAACTTGGTGAGGCTGACGCTTCCGGAAGAAGAAGCCCTGTAGAAGTACCTGGTTCAGAATTTGAAATGGAACTTGATACAGTAATCATGTCACTTGGTACAAGCCCTAATCCGCTTATTTCTTCAACAACCAAAGGTCTTGATATTAACAAGAGAAAATGTATCATTGCTGATGAAAATAACGGACAGACCTCTAAAATCGGTGTATTTGCCGGTGGTGATGCTGTTACAGGTGCCGCAACAGTTATTCTTGCCATGGGTGCAGGTAAAGCTGCTGCCAAAGGTATTGACGAATATCTCAATGCAAAATAA
- a CDS encoding sulfide/dihydroorotate dehydrogenase-like FAD/NAD-binding protein produces MYKILKAEKLADKIYLMDVEAPRVAKSCEPGQFIIAKLDEKGERIPLTICDYDREAGTVTIVFQTVGASTTKMAELHTGDSLEDFVGPLGCASDLIDEDIEELKKKKILFVAGGVGTAPVYPQVKWLHAHGIDADVIVGSKTKDLLILEKEMEAVAGNLYVTTDDGSYGRSGMVTDTIKYLVNEKGIKYDHCVAIGPMIMMKFVCLLTKELEIPTVVSLNPIMVDGTGMCGACRVQVGSEIKFACVDGPEFDGHLVDFDQSMKRQLMYKTEEGRAMLRLTEGNTHKNGGCGCGGN; encoded by the coding sequence ATGTACAAAATACTCAAAGCTGAAAAACTGGCTGATAAGATATATCTTATGGATGTTGAAGCTCCACGTGTTGCCAAATCATGTGAGCCTGGTCAGTTTATTATAGCAAAGCTAGATGAAAAAGGTGAAAGAATTCCTCTCACAATTTGTGATTATGATAGAGAAGCAGGAACAGTTACTATCGTATTCCAGACAGTAGGTGCTTCCACAACTAAGATGGCAGAATTGCATACAGGAGATTCTCTGGAAGATTTCGTAGGACCTCTCGGATGTGCTTCTGATTTAATTGATGAAGATATAGAAGAATTAAAGAAAAAGAAAATTCTTTTTGTTGCCGGCGGTGTAGGAACAGCACCTGTATATCCACAGGTTAAATGGCTCCATGCACACGGTATAGATGCAGACGTTATTGTAGGTTCCAAGACTAAGGATTTATTAATCCTTGAAAAAGAAATGGAAGCTGTTGCAGGCAATCTTTATGTAACAACCGATGACGGAAGCTACGGAAGAAGCGGAATGGTAACAGATACAATTAAATATCTTGTTAACGAAAAAGGCATTAAGTATGATCATTGCGTGGCAATCGGACCAATGATTATGATGAAATTCGTATGTCTCCTTACAAAAGAGCTTGAGATTCCTACAGTTGTCAGCCTTAACCCAATAATGGTTGATGGAACAGGTATGTGTGGTGCATGCCGTGTACAGGTAGGTTCAGAAATTAAGTTTGCCTGTGTAGACGGTCCGGAATTTGACGGACATCTTGTTGATTTTGACCAGTCAATGAAGAGACAGCTTATGTATAAGACAGAAGAAGGCAGAGCTATGTTACGTCTTACAGAAGGCAACACACACAAAAATGGCGGCTGCGGCTGTGGAGGTAATTAA
- a CDS encoding chitobiase/beta-hexosaminidase C-terminal domain-containing protein gives MNDDFNMEDELANSIAQIIDEETSEAEDMYRDKLDSKANKTEPADEDDDDYEDDDNNNNKRKLFIIIGAVAVSVILIVTAIVFLLKSAVNKSKNNYGYYQNLAYEAKDTDKDYDKAVEYFNKALKYKDTLLKNENVTVDGKSVKSSEILVKDMLNLRDCYDKLGKTDEEITILNEALTYDSVNTNVIYYLIQLYGDNKNYKSMSELYDTVSADENVTKDVLSLFKNYACQDPVITPAEGDYSKSQTVGFLQVNGCKIYYTMDGSDPVKNGSLYTQDITLDKEGTYEFKYYMTNEYGFKSDIFTTKYTITFKAPDGPKITPASGSYSTSSEQRIVVGNIPTGAKAYYEISHDGAVTPTADSTEYTEPVVMPEGSFFFSVIIIDENGLSSNVVTNTYTLKKVDKFDSSAAEQLIWSTLIKNKVINDNHKTEEDGLFEMTYNSKKSINGKSIWLFSVSIDDEKQDYFYGCDSASGDIYKIAEKEGKFELSELTYKYKQ, from the coding sequence ATGAATGACGATTTTAATATGGAAGATGAATTAGCCAATTCAATTGCACAGATTATAGACGAAGAAACATCAGAAGCAGAAGATATGTACAGGGATAAGCTTGACAGTAAAGCCAATAAGACTGAACCTGCGGATGAAGATGACGATGATTATGAAGATGACGATAATAACAATAACAAGCGCAAGTTGTTTATAATCATAGGAGCAGTAGCAGTTTCCGTTATATTAATTGTGACAGCAATTGTATTTTTACTCAAATCCGCTGTTAATAAGAGTAAGAACAATTACGGATATTACCAGAACCTCGCATACGAGGCGAAAGATACCGATAAAGATTATGACAAAGCAGTAGAATATTTTAATAAAGCTTTGAAATATAAAGATACTCTTTTGAAGAATGAAAATGTTACGGTAGACGGTAAATCTGTTAAATCATCGGAAATTCTTGTAAAAGATATGCTTAATCTCAGGGATTGTTATGATAAATTAGGCAAGACAGATGAAGAAATTACAATCCTTAATGAAGCACTTACTTATGACAGTGTTAATACCAATGTTATATATTATCTTATTCAATTGTACGGAGATAACAAGAATTACAAATCTATGTCAGAACTTTACGATACAGTAAGTGCCGATGAGAATGTAACTAAAGATGTATTAAGCCTTTTTAAGAATTATGCATGTCAGGATCCTGTTATCACACCTGCCGAAGGTGATTATTCAAAGAGTCAGACAGTAGGTTTTTTGCAGGTTAACGGATGTAAGATTTACTATACAATGGATGGCAGTGACCCTGTTAAAAATGGAAGTCTTTATACTCAGGATATTACCCTTGATAAAGAAGGAACTTATGAATTTAAGTATTATATGACTAATGAATACGGATTTAAGTCCGATATTTTTACTACAAAATATACAATTACATTTAAGGCACCTGACGGACCTAAGATAACTCCTGCAAGTGGTTCTTATTCAACATCATCCGAGCAGCGTATAGTTGTTGGAAATATTCCTACCGGTGCTAAGGCATATTATGAAATATCCCATGATGGAGCCGTTACACCTACAGCAGACAGTACAGAGTATACTGAACCTGTTGTTATGCCTGAGGGAAGCTTTTTCTTCTCTGTTATTATTATTGATGAAAACGGTCTATCAAGTAATGTTGTTACTAACACATACACTTTGAAGAAAGTTGATAAATTTGATTCAAGTGCGGCTGAACAGCTGATATGGTCTACACTAATTAAGAACAAAGTAATTAATGATAACCATAAGACAGAAGAAGATGGGCTTTTTGAAATGACATATAATTCCAAAAAGTCAATAAACGGTAAGAGTATCTGGCTATTTTCTGTAAGTATTGATGATGAAAAACAGGATTATTTTTATGGATGTGATTCAGCGTCAGGTGATATTTACAAAATAGCTGAAAAAGAAGGTAAATTTGAGTTAAGTGAATTAACTTACAAATACAAACAATAA